In the Plasmodium chabaudi chabaudi strain AS genome assembly, chromosome: 13 genome, one interval contains:
- a CDS encoding signal peptide peptidase, putative, with amino-acid sequence MNLLKLIGKNKKMKNPDKRNSIIYYSCYAIIVLIIILSRFIVIPLVAQMSLYTLITIYIGSHESIRQLEADDKSQKTDHITTYDAIMFPIIGSAALLTLYFAYKFLDPYYVNMLLTVYLTMAGVFSLQGVFSTLLEPFFPKLFKKDEYVKTINAPKFISKDPIVFNTNKGEILSLIVCFIIGARWLFYKDFITHNILAISFCFQALSLVILSNFVIGFILLSGLFVYDIFWVFGNDVMVTVAKSFEAPVKLLFPVSLDPLHYSMLGLGDIIIPGILMALCLRFDYYLHRNKIHKGNTKKMFNDISIHEPFKKYYFYTITAFYQAGLLLTYFMLFYFQHAQPALLYLVPACIIAIVGCALCKKEFKIMIKYQEITDKGSNTDEGKKKILEKEETLKSQESIMSVAKKRVNAK; translated from the exons ATGAATTTACTAAAGTtaattggaaaaaataaaaaaatgaagaatcCTGACAAGCGGAATTCAATAATTTACTACTCCTGTTATGCAATTATAG ttttaattataattttgtcgAGGTTTATTGTGATACCTCTAGTGGCCCAAATGTCTTTATATACACTTATAACGATATATATTGGAAGCCATGAAAGCATAAGACAATTAGAG GCTGATGATAAAAGTCAAAAGACTGACCATATAACGACATATGATGCAATAATGTTTCCAATTATTGGATCAGCTGCATTATTAACATT ATATTTTGCCTACAAGTTTTTAGATCCctattatgtaaatatgtTGCTAACCGTTTATTTAACAATGGCAGGAGTATTTTCATTACAAGGTGTTTTTTCGACTCTTTTg gaacccttttttccaaaattgtttaaaaaagatgaatATGTTAAAACTATTAATGCTCCAAAGTTTATTTCAAaag ATCCAATTGTATTTAATACAAACAAAGGAGAAATTTTGAGTTTGATTGTTTGTTTCATAATTGGTGCACGATGGTTATTTTACAAAGACTTTATTACACACAATATATTAGCAATTTCCTTTTGCTTCCAA GCATTATCATTGGTCATTTTAAGCAACTTCGTAATTGGATTCATATTATTG TCTGGATTATTCGtgtatgatatattttgggTCTTTGGAAATGACGTTATGGTTACCGTTGCAAAa tcaTTTGAAGCTCCTGTAAAATTGTTGTTTCCCGTGTCTTTAGATCCATTACATTATAGCATGCTTGGTTTAGGAGATATAATTATTCCAGGAATTTTAATGGCTTTATGCTTACgttttgattattatttacatagaaataaaatacataaagGAAACACTAAGAAAATGTTTAATGATATATCTATTCATGAACCTTTcaagaaatattatttttatacaataaCAGCATTTTATCAAGCAggtttattattaacatattttatgctcttttattttcaacatGCTCAACCAgctttgttatatttagtACCTGCTTGTATAATAGCCATAGTAGGATGCGCATTGTGCaaaaaagaatttaaaataatgattaaATATCAAGAAATTACAGATAAAGGCTCAAATACCGATGAAGGAAAGAAAAAGATCCttgaaaaagaagaaacaCTTAAAAGTCAAGAATCAATTATGTCAgttgcaaaaaaaagagtTAATGCTAAATAA
- a CDS encoding thioredoxin 1, putative: MVKIVNSLAEFESAISQNEIVIADFFADWCGPCKRIAPFYEESSKKYTKIVFIKVNVDEASEVTEKENITSMPTFKVYKNGVAVDTLMGANEAALKNLIEKYAS; the protein is encoded by the coding sequence AATTCGAATCTGCAATTTCTCAAAACGAAATAGTTATTGCCGACTTCTTTGCCGATTGGTGTGGACCTTGCAAAAGAATAGCTCCATTTTATGAAGAatcatcaaaaaaatacacaaaaatcgtttttataaaagtaaATGTGGATGAAGCCTCTGAAGTTacagaaaaagaaaatataacttCGATGCCAACCTTTAAAGTTTACAAAAATGGCGTTGCTGTAGATACATTGATGGGGGCTAATGAGGCCGCTTTGAAAAATCTCATCGAGAAATATGCATCATaa